In Eriocheir sinensis breed Jianghai 21 chromosome 64, ASM2467909v1, whole genome shotgun sequence, one DNA window encodes the following:
- the LOC126987455 gene encoding uncharacterized protein LOC126987455, with amino-acid sequence MRRTWLPTIPTRRLPGSVLPLRNGACGLRRLKRWPTLPNLTLAFVRRTTWPALASGSSRIILAASPPLPLLLKLPPHPWRVCSLVALKLSWSTVIEVPLEDTHPAAAPRQPTRRRLDFPAEAGLTPAQQYTWFASLLKQHGELEPLFKEGRLRSYLTVRDDVAFYKRLLTEGFLDVVLVENAAERQHTVIIHNVPLYMNANLIETPDNFLWIKRRYAGTAPRPQLLGAVVGHVPTEVHLLGVGRKAVEPYTAEPDICRHCCRWGHQEWRCRSAPRCRYCAGTHKSALCLQKIQAGTPVPRKCCNCGGEHNAHYHSCPMKPKPSRVAAPDHHPQQGRPRVVFRPAPLPQSSAWARGAPTTSEFPPLPGSSAPAAPASPTATPVPRQAPAPAPQPQPTVPPVPAASPPAVDGSTPVLHQILAAVTQLQETLAATISRVAALEQRVSTPPPVRELSSIPAPAPASAPAPCPALLSAGEAMDADSGDSVAPPAGQMQNTPATPPAVVTAAAEGTAEPRHGQTGPSPSPADPPLQWEATLQVLLAQFASLTQQVAELHHRITPLLDRQPPPPDQCLLSDHFALETTIPIQPAPAVSRKRLAVPAARMPRLVAEVGAWYHTVKGSFTDAASLYHGLLDTVESFVAAGRAPPRPAKRRLQTYASDPAVSNCQRTLASYQRRWQQDPADRAARDAMIAVARHLTELRQEARSRHWVAFLASVRKTRSLREVWHHVNRVRGRTKRLVSDPDPVGRAQDLMRQWQRASSLGGLPAQHQAELARHRERRMALVQHHVTLLDDTCVPITHDELLLAVKHGKSTAPGHDGLTYDILNALLVVQGDNPLLDLFNMSFAAGCLPPPWKAALIVPIPKGDGTFRPISLTSCVCKLLERVILNRLLYKLGDRLSPNLHGFMKGRSTSDCFLKCLSNPDVNCRAFVDLKGAFDRANKDVIMEELTLQGVRGRLLSWIRDYLYGRRAQVVFQGATSTEEVFELGTPQGGVLSPMLFNILMDKIARWPFPGNTQVIIYADDILVQCSSPALLSLALEQLSALCEPMGLVINELRRNFKPVGGEFLICPALMALL; translated from the exons atgcgt AGGACATGGCTACCGACCATCCCTACTCGGCGGCTTCCGGGCAGTGTCCTGCCCCTGAGGAACGGCGCCTGTGGTCTGAGGAGACTGAAGAGATGGCCGACTCTGCCGAACTTGACCCTCGCCTTTGTTCGGAGGACCACGTGGCCAGCGCTAGCAAGCGGCTCAAGCCGGATAATCCTGGCTGCCTCTCCCCCCCTGCCTCTCCTGTTAAAGCTGCCACCGCACCCATGGAGGGTGTGCAGTCTGGTAGCTCTGAAACTGTCCTGGTCGACGGTGATCGAGGTGCCCCTGGAGGACACGCACCCAGCCGCGGCCCCGCGCCAACCCACCCGCCGCCGCCTAGACTTCCCCGCCGAGGCCGGGCTGACACCAGCCCAGCAATACACGTGGTTTGCATCTCTACTGAAGCAGCACGGTGAGTTGGAGCCGCTCTTCAAGGAGGGTAGGCTCCGATCTTATCTCACGGTCAGGGACGACGTCGCCTTCTACAAGCGGCTCCTCACTGAGGGGTTCCTCGACGTCGTTTTGGTCGAAAATGCAGCGGAGCGGCAGCACACTGTCATCATCCACAATGTGCCGCTCTACATGAATGCCAACCTCATTGAGACCCCAGACAACTTTCTGTGGATAAAGCGCAGGTATGCGGGCACGGCCCCTCGCCCGCAGCTTCTTGGAGCGGTGGTTGGCCACGTCCCGACAGAGGTGCACCTCCTCGGGGTGGGTCGTAAGGCTGTGGAGCCCTACACGGCGGAGCCCGACATCTGTCGCCACTGTTGCCGGTGGGGCCATCAGGAGTGGCGCTGCAGATCGGCCCCTCGGTGCCGGTATTGTGCGGGCACGCACAAATCAGCTCTGTGCCTCCAGAAGATCCAGGCGGGCACACCCGTCCCCCGTAAGTGCTGCAACTGTGGTGGTGAGCATAACGCCCACTACCACTCCTGCCCGATGAAGCCTAAACCATCTCGGGTCGCGGCGCCTGACCACCACCCTCAGCAAGGCCGCCCTAGGGTTGTGTTccgccctgctcctctccctcagtcTTCGGCCTGGGCCCGGGGGGCTCCCACAACGTCCGAGTTTCCGCCCCTGCCGGGCTCGTCCGCCCCTGCTGCCCCAGCCTCACCCACTGCCACCCCTGTGCCTCGCCAGGCTCCTGCTCCGGCACCCCAGCCACAGCCTACCGTCCCCCCTGTGCCGGCTGCCAGTCCCCCCGCTGTCGATGGGTCGACCCCTGTCCTCCATCAGATCCTCGCTGCAGTCACCCAGCTGCAGGAGACGCTAGCTGCAACGATCTCCAGGGTGGCGGCCTTGGAGCAGCGAGTCTCCACGCCCCCGCCTGTGCGTGAGCTTTCCTCCATCCCGGCCCCTGCTCCAGCTTCAGCCCCGGCCCCGTGCCCTGCCCTGCTGTCTGCTGGTGAGGCCATGGACGCCGATAGTGGGGACAGTGTGGCTCCCCCTGCGGGCCAGATGCAGAACACCCCTGCAACCCCACCGGCTGTGGTGACTGCAGCTGCCGAGGGAACGGCCGAACCTCGCCATGGCCAGACgggtccttcaccttcacctgctgaTCCTCCACTGCAGTGGGAGGCCACACTCCAGGTGCTGCTGGCGCAGTTTGCTTCCCTGACTCAGCAGGTGGCTGAGCTCCATCATCGGATCACCCCACTCCTTGACCGGCAACCACCCCCTCCTGACCA GTGTTTGCTGAGTGACCACTTTGCCCTGGAGACGACCATCCCGATCCAGCCTGCCCCTGCTGTGTCCCGGAAGCGGTTGGCTGTCCCTGCTGCCCGGATGCCGCGCCTCGTTGCCGAAGTCGGGGCGTGGTACCATACTGTGAAGGGATCCTTTACCGACGCCGCCTCGCTGTACCACGGCCTGCTGGACACCGTCGAGAGTTTTGTTGCAGCTGGCAGGGCCCCTCCAAGGCCCGCCAAGCGCCGCCTGCAGACCTACGCCTCGGACCCGGCTGTCTCCAACTGTCAGCGGACCCTTGCCTCGTACCAGCGGCGCTGGCAGCAGGACCCCGCCGATCGGGCTGCCCGCGATGCCATGATCGCTGTGGCGCGCCACCTCACTGAACTCAGACAAGAGGCCCGGTCACGACACTGGGTCGCCTTCCTTGCCAGCGTGCGCAAGACCCGCTCCCTGCGGGAGGTTTGGCACCATGTcaacagggtgagagggaggaccaAACGGCTGGTGAGTGACCCTGACCCTGTGGGCCGGGCCCAGGACCTGATGCGCCAGTGGCAGAGGGCCTCCTCCCTTGGTGGTctccctgcacaacaccaggccgAACTTGCCCGCCACAGGGAGCGGCGGATGGCCCTCGTTCAGCACCACGTCACACTTCTGGATGACACATGTGTCCCCATTACCCACGATGAACTCCTTCTTGCCGTCAAACATGGCAAGTCGACAGCCCCGGGCCACGACGGGTTGACTTACGACATTCTTAATGCCTTACTCGTTGTGCAAGGCGACAACCCCCTGCTTGACCTGTTCAACATGTCGTTTGCCGCAGGTTGCCTCCCCCCTCCGTGGAAAGCTGCATTGATCGTTCCCATCCCCAAGGGTGATGGCACCTTTCGCCCTATCTCCCTGACGAGCTGTGTGTGTAAACTGTTAGAGCGGGTGATCTTGAACAGACTTCTCTATAAGCTGGGGGACCGGCTCTCCCCAAACTTACATGGGTTTATGAAGGGCCGTTCCACAAGTGACTGTTTTCTTAAGTGCCTTAGTAATCCAGACGTAAATTGTCGCGCTTTTGTGGACTTAAAAGGGGCCTTTGATAGGGCCAACAAGGATGTCATAATGGAGGAACTCACTCTGCAGGGTGTCCGTGGAAGACTCTTAAGCTGGATCAGGGACTATTTGTATGGTAGGAGGGCGCAAGTGGTCTTCCAGGGTGCTACCTCCACGGAGGAAGTGTTTGAGCTGGGCACACCGCAAGGGGGTGTCCTCAGCCCCATGCTTTTTAACATTTTAATGGACAAAATTGCTCGGTGGCCCTTTCCGGGCAATACTCAGGTCATTATCTATGCAGATGACATCCTTGTGCAATGCAGCAGTCCTGCTCTTCTCAGTTTAGCTTTGGAGCAGCTGTCAGCGCTGTGTGAACCAATGGGCCTTGTCATCAATGAACTAAGACGAAATTTCAAGCCAGTGGGAGGAGAGTTTCTCATCTGCCCAGCATTAATGGCACTCCTTTAG